The following coding sequences lie in one Paracidovorax avenae genomic window:
- a CDS encoding YdeI/OmpD-associated family protein gives MEATPRAGQKFSFNGVLENWAEGMDYCAIPVPAEITEALGTKGPVPVLARVNDSEPFQISLFPVGGGQHYIRIKAKVRKDASIRTGDRIKVQITVLDRGSVEIPDDLLAALRAEGVLQAFEALPPGKRSFLMRRIDEAVKAETRARRVQEGVEAAHERREKLKPVR, from the coding sequence ATGGAAGCCACCCCACGCGCAGGGCAGAAATTCTCATTCAACGGAGTCCTGGAGAATTGGGCCGAGGGGATGGACTACTGCGCCATTCCCGTGCCGGCCGAGATCACCGAGGCGCTTGGAACCAAGGGCCCTGTCCCTGTTCTGGCACGGGTCAATGATTCGGAACCGTTTCAAATCAGCTTGTTTCCCGTGGGTGGGGGCCAGCATTACATCCGCATCAAGGCCAAGGTCCGCAAAGACGCGTCTATTCGGACCGGCGACCGCATAAAAGTGCAGATCACCGTTCTGGACCGCGGCAGTGTAGAAATTCCAGATGACCTGCTGGCGGCATTGCGGGCCGAAGGTGTGCTGCAGGCTTTCGAGGCTCTGCCCCCTGGAAAGCGCAGTTTTCTGATGCGTCGAATCGATGAAGCCGTCAAGGCGGAGACGCGCGCCAGGAGAGTCCAGGAGGGCGTGGAGGCCGCGCACGAGCGACGAGAGAAGCTGAAGCCCGTGCGGTGA
- a CDS encoding Nramp family divalent metal transporter, with protein MFFPLPRTATAPFCPSEVKGSVRIDPGLPFHRKLLRYAGPGLLVSVGYMDPGNWATDIEAGSRFGYGLLFVVLLASLAAMLLQALCVRLGLVAQKDLAQLCRERYGPAANRFLWAGAELAIIACDLAEVLGGALALHLLFGVSIPVGIGITAFDTVLVLGLQGAGFRRVEAIVLGLVGTIAGCFAVELAFAQPLWSEVAIGFAPSMERLQQPGALYLAIGIVGATVMPHNLYLHSSVVQTRLVEDSDAGRREAIRFCTLDAVISLSLALLVNAAIMVLAASAFHRHGHQDVADIADAYRLIEPLVGSALAATLFGIALLASGQSSTFTGTIAGQIVMEGFLQLKIPCWQRRLITRVLALVPALVGVWWLGDEGVGKMLVLSQVVLSFQLPFAMWPLIRFTSDRTVMGPFASGRAVRVLAWGLFGVISVANVWLVGAVLAG; from the coding sequence ATGTTCTTCCCGCTCCCGCGCACCGCCACCGCACCGTTCTGCCCTTCGGAGGTCAAGGGTTCCGTACGCATCGATCCGGGCCTGCCGTTCCACCGGAAGCTGCTGCGCTACGCCGGCCCGGGGCTGCTGGTGTCCGTGGGCTACATGGATCCGGGCAACTGGGCGACGGACATCGAGGCGGGGTCGCGGTTCGGCTACGGGCTGTTGTTCGTGGTGCTTCTGGCCAGCCTGGCGGCGATGCTGCTGCAGGCGCTGTGCGTGCGGCTGGGGCTGGTCGCGCAGAAGGACCTGGCCCAGCTGTGCCGGGAGCGCTACGGGCCCGCGGCCAACCGCTTCCTGTGGGCGGGGGCCGAGCTGGCCATCATCGCCTGCGACCTCGCCGAGGTGCTGGGCGGGGCGCTGGCGCTGCACCTGCTCTTCGGGGTGTCGATTCCCGTGGGCATCGGCATCACCGCGTTCGATACGGTGCTGGTGCTGGGCCTGCAGGGCGCGGGTTTCCGGCGGGTGGAGGCGATCGTGCTGGGGCTGGTGGGCACCATCGCCGGCTGCTTCGCGGTGGAACTGGCATTCGCCCAGCCGCTGTGGTCCGAGGTGGCCATCGGCTTCGCGCCCAGCATGGAGCGGCTGCAGCAGCCGGGCGCGCTGTACCTGGCCATCGGCATCGTGGGCGCCACGGTGATGCCGCACAACCTGTACCTGCATTCCTCGGTGGTGCAGACCCGGCTGGTGGAGGACAGCGATGCCGGCCGCCGCGAGGCGATCCGCTTCTGCACGCTGGACGCGGTGATTTCCCTGTCGCTTGCGCTGCTGGTGAACGCGGCCATCATGGTGCTGGCCGCGAGTGCCTTCCACCGCCATGGCCACCAGGACGTGGCCGACATCGCGGACGCCTACCGCCTGATCGAGCCGCTGGTGGGCAGCGCGCTGGCCGCCACGCTGTTCGGCATCGCACTGCTCGCGTCGGGCCAGAGTTCCACCTTCACGGGCACGATCGCCGGACAGATCGTGATGGAAGGCTTCCTCCAGCTCAAGATTCCCTGCTGGCAGCGGCGCCTCATCACGCGCGTGCTCGCACTGGTGCCGGCCCTGGTGGGCGTGTGGTGGCTGGGCGACGAGGGCGTGGGCAAGATGCTGGTGCTGAGCCAGGTGGTGCTGAGCTTCCAGCTGCCGTTCGCGATGTGGCCGCTGATCCGGTTCACGAGCGACCGCACGGTGATGGGGCCGTTCGCCAGCGGCCGGGCGGTGCGCGTGCTGGCCTGGGGCCTGTTCGGCGTGATCTCGGTGGCGAATGTGTGGCTGGTGGGGGCCGTGCTGGCGGGGTGA
- a CDS encoding MFS transporter, whose translation MTPSTHSSMASGSEAAPSAPASSMLATVLRVTGGNFMEMFDFFLFGFYATQISKAFFPAGNEFASLMLTFMTFGAGFLMRPLGAVFLGAYVDRVGRRQGLIVTLALMALGTLLIACVPGYATIGLAAPLLVLIGRLLQGFSAGVELGGVSVYLSEMATPGRKGFYVSWQSASQQVAIIVAAALGYWLNVTFVPQEIADFYWRVPFFVGCLIVPVLFIIRRSLQETEEFKARKHRPSTREIFRSIMSNWGLVIAGMMMVSMTTVSFYLITVYTPTFGKSVLHLSTTDALIVTLCVALSNFFWLPVMGALSDRVGRKPLLVAFTVLTIFTAYPALKWLVAAPDFARMLEVELWLSFLYASYNGAMVVALTEVMPVDVRTVGFSLAYSLATAVFGGFTPAVATGLIEWSGDKAAPGWWMTAAAVCGLLATLRLYRRAAGR comes from the coding sequence ATGACTCCCTCTACCCATTCCTCCATGGCTTCCGGCAGCGAAGCCGCTCCTTCCGCGCCCGCTTCGTCGATGCTGGCCACCGTCCTGCGGGTGACGGGCGGCAATTTCATGGAGATGTTCGATTTCTTCCTGTTCGGCTTCTACGCCACGCAGATCTCCAAGGCCTTCTTCCCCGCGGGCAATGAGTTCGCGTCGCTCATGCTGACGTTCATGACCTTCGGCGCGGGCTTCCTGATGCGTCCGCTGGGCGCCGTCTTCCTGGGTGCCTATGTGGACCGCGTGGGCCGCCGCCAGGGGCTGATCGTGACGCTGGCGCTGATGGCGCTGGGCACGCTGCTGATCGCCTGCGTGCCGGGCTACGCCACCATCGGGCTGGCGGCGCCGCTGCTGGTGCTGATCGGGCGCCTGCTGCAGGGCTTCTCGGCCGGCGTGGAGCTGGGCGGGGTCTCCGTGTACCTGTCGGAGATGGCGACGCCGGGACGCAAGGGCTTCTACGTGAGCTGGCAGTCGGCCAGCCAGCAGGTGGCGATCATCGTCGCCGCGGCGCTGGGCTACTGGCTCAACGTGACCTTCGTGCCGCAGGAGATCGCCGACTTCTACTGGCGCGTGCCGTTCTTCGTGGGCTGCCTGATCGTGCCGGTGCTGTTCATCATCCGCCGCTCGCTGCAGGAGACCGAGGAATTCAAGGCGCGCAAGCACCGTCCTTCCACCCGCGAGATCTTCCGCTCGATCATGTCCAACTGGGGCCTGGTGATCGCGGGGATGATGATGGTGTCGATGACGACCGTGTCGTTCTACCTCATCACCGTGTACACGCCGACCTTCGGCAAGAGCGTGCTGCACCTGAGCACCACGGACGCGCTGATCGTCACGCTGTGCGTGGCGCTGTCCAACTTCTTCTGGCTGCCGGTGATGGGCGCGCTCTCCGATCGCGTGGGCCGCAAGCCGCTGCTGGTGGCCTTCACCGTGCTGACCATCTTCACCGCCTATCCGGCCCTGAAGTGGCTGGTGGCCGCTCCCGATTTCGCGCGCATGCTGGAGGTGGAACTGTGGCTTTCCTTCCTGTACGCGAGCTACAACGGCGCGATGGTCGTCGCGCTGACCGAGGTGATGCCGGTGGACGTGCGCACGGTGGGCTTCTCGCTGGCCTACAGCCTGGCGACCGCGGTGTTCGGCGGCTTCACGCCGGCCGTCGCCACGGGCCTGATCGAATGGTCGGGCGACAAGGCTGCGCCGGGCTGGTGGATGACGGCCGCCGCGGTCTGCGGCCTGCTGGCCACGCTGCGGCTGTACCGCCGGGCCGCTGGCCGATAG
- a CDS encoding NmrA family NAD(P)-binding protein, translating to MNASHSPRPVVLVYLAAGVQGSAVVRAALARGFRVRAMVRDPARVPEHPSAGVEWVRADLDDLASLREACIGVRHAVVRIPTGPAGTMASQAGRAAIALAAAGLRSVVLALASASRPAPCAEPGFVGNALVEEALRRAGLAFATVRPTMYLDNLLKPSARQEIAGAGIFAPPIASSQRIAWTSVDDCARAAIALLERGGTGDHRIAGPQSLGGDGLAACIAAGLGRPVAYRAQSIDAFEREVDAAMGPGMGRRIASKFRYFEAHPEEADAILARPFTPGRGLEDFVPTDALTWVRLHRGDFLGGGTGGSPDPIMAP from the coding sequence ATGAATGCATCCCATTCCCCGAGGCCCGTCGTCCTCGTCTATCTGGCCGCCGGCGTACAGGGCAGCGCGGTCGTGCGCGCGGCTTTGGCGCGGGGATTCCGTGTCCGTGCGATGGTGCGCGATCCGGCCCGCGTTCCCGAACATCCATCCGCGGGCGTCGAATGGGTCCGCGCGGATCTCGACGACCTGGCCTCCCTGCGGGAGGCCTGCATCGGCGTGCGGCATGCCGTGGTCCGGATTCCCACCGGCCCCGCCGGTACGATGGCCTCGCAGGCAGGCCGCGCGGCCATCGCGTTGGCCGCTGCGGGCCTGCGCTCGGTGGTGCTCGCGCTTGCGAGCGCGAGCCGGCCCGCTCCATGTGCGGAGCCCGGCTTCGTCGGCAATGCCCTCGTCGAAGAAGCGTTGCGGCGTGCCGGCCTGGCCTTTGCCACGGTGCGTCCCACGATGTACCTCGACAATCTGCTCAAGCCTTCCGCGCGCCAGGAGATCGCCGGGGCCGGCATCTTCGCACCGCCCATCGCATCGTCCCAGCGCATCGCCTGGACGTCGGTGGACGACTGCGCCCGCGCAGCGATCGCATTGCTGGAGCGCGGTGGCACGGGCGACCACCGCATCGCAGGACCGCAGAGCCTTGGCGGCGATGGCCTGGCCGCCTGCATCGCCGCAGGTCTCGGCCGGCCGGTCGCCTACCGCGCACAGTCCATCGACGCGTTCGAACGCGAGGTCGATGCCGCGATGGGCCCGGGGATGGGGCGGCGCATCGCCTCGAAGTTCCGGTATTTCGAGGCCCATCCCGAAGAGGCCGATGCGATCCTCGCCAGGCCATTCACACCTGGCAGGGGGCTGGAAGACTTCGTGCCCACCGACGCGCTGACATGGGTGCGCCTGCACCGGGGCGACTTCCTGGGTGGCGGCACGGGCGGATCGCCAGACCCAATAATGGCCCCATGA
- a CDS encoding DMT family transporter — MVQMATAMVIAGTVGWCVLLTGMPAASVVFWRCAFGALALAWICLGRHRTGIRGIGLRQAGMAALGGVALAASWALLFAAYSHASIAIATVTYHTQPFMLAALGALFFGERMTPSQGGWLGLAFVGLVLIVIGGTTSGVPPSAYLSGFGLALAAAFFYALAATVTKKLHDVPARLIVLVQLIVGSVLLLPFATLPTGASAPAVWALLAAIGGIHTGLMSTLLYSAIQKLPTSTVGVLSFLYPIVAILVDAWAFGHWLGPVQISGAVAILWAVAGTHFGWRIGSLRR, encoded by the coding sequence ATGGTGCAGATGGCCACGGCGATGGTTATCGCCGGCACCGTAGGCTGGTGCGTACTGCTGACCGGAATGCCGGCGGCTTCGGTGGTGTTCTGGCGCTGCGCATTCGGGGCCCTGGCACTTGCATGGATCTGCCTCGGCAGGCATCGGACAGGCATTCGTGGCATCGGCCTGCGGCAGGCAGGCATGGCAGCCCTCGGTGGCGTGGCGCTCGCCGCCAGCTGGGCCCTGCTCTTCGCAGCCTATTCGCATGCTTCCATCGCCATTGCTACCGTCACCTACCACACCCAGCCCTTCATGCTGGCAGCTCTCGGCGCGCTGTTCTTCGGCGAAAGGATGACACCTTCACAAGGGGGGTGGCTGGGCCTGGCATTCGTCGGGCTGGTGCTCATCGTCATCGGCGGAACGACATCCGGTGTGCCGCCGTCCGCCTACCTGTCCGGGTTCGGGCTCGCGCTGGCAGCCGCATTTTTCTACGCGCTGGCGGCCACCGTGACCAAAAAACTGCACGATGTGCCGGCCCGGCTGATCGTGCTGGTCCAGCTCATCGTGGGCAGCGTGCTTCTGCTGCCGTTCGCCACCCTGCCCACGGGCGCCTCGGCGCCGGCAGTCTGGGCCCTGCTGGCCGCGATCGGGGGCATCCACACGGGCCTCATGTCCACACTGCTCTACAGCGCCATCCAGAAGCTGCCGACGTCCACAGTCGGCGTGCTGTCGTTCCTCTATCCCATCGTGGCCATTCTGGTCGATGCCTGGGCGTTCGGGCACTGGCTCGGGCCGGTGCAGATCAGCGGCGCGGTAGCGATCCTGTGGGCCGTGGCGGGGACCCACTTCGGCTGGCGGATCGGATCCCTGCGCCGCTGA
- a CDS encoding helix-turn-helix domain-containing protein, giving the protein MAALPLSSPIDLLASAVRRERERLGLSVSELAKRAQIAKSTLSQLEAGSGNPSLETLWALATALGVQVTRLIAEPSAHVHVVRANEGVALASEQANYAATLLAVCPAGMQRDLYRLAVQPGEPRASDSHLPGTVEHVVLCSGRARVGPADRPVELAPGDYARYAADARHVFEALEPHTTAVLLIEHP; this is encoded by the coding sequence ATGGCCGCCTTACCCCTGTCATCGCCGATCGACCTGCTGGCCTCCGCCGTCCGGCGTGAACGGGAGCGATTGGGCCTTTCCGTGTCGGAATTGGCCAAGCGCGCCCAGATCGCCAAATCCACCCTGTCGCAGCTGGAGGCCGGCAGCGGCAACCCCAGCCTGGAAACACTCTGGGCGCTGGCGACGGCCCTGGGGGTGCAGGTGACGCGGCTGATCGCCGAGCCCTCGGCCCACGTGCATGTCGTCCGGGCGAACGAAGGCGTGGCGCTGGCGTCCGAGCAGGCGAACTACGCCGCAACGCTCCTGGCAGTGTGTCCCGCCGGCATGCAGCGCGATCTTTACCGCTTGGCGGTGCAGCCTGGAGAACCCCGGGCATCGGACAGCCATCTGCCCGGTACGGTCGAGCATGTCGTGCTGTGCAGCGGCCGCGCCCGTGTCGGACCGGCCGACCGGCCGGTGGAGCTGGCCCCGGGGGACTACGCCCGTTATGCGGCTGACGCGAGGCATGTGTTCGAGGCGCTCGAGCCGCACACCACGGCAGTCCTGCTGATCGAACACCCCTGA
- the efp gene encoding elongation factor P, with protein MKIAQEIRAGNVIMHGKDPMIVLKTEYARGGRGAATVRMKLKALLNNMGTEVVFKADDKIDNVILDKKECTYSYFADPMYVCMDSEYNQYEVEAENMGDALNYLEDGMSVEVVFYDGKAISVELPTSVEREITWTEPAVKGDTSGKVLKPAKIATGFEVPVPLFVNQGDKIEIDTRTGEYRKRV; from the coding sequence ATGAAAATCGCTCAAGAAATCCGCGCCGGCAACGTGATCATGCACGGCAAGGACCCGATGATCGTCCTCAAGACCGAATACGCACGCGGCGGCCGCGGCGCCGCCACCGTGCGCATGAAGCTCAAGGCCCTGCTGAACAACATGGGCACCGAAGTGGTGTTCAAGGCCGACGACAAGATCGACAACGTGATCCTGGACAAGAAGGAGTGCACCTACTCCTACTTCGCCGATCCGATGTACGTCTGCATGGACTCCGAGTACAACCAGTACGAAGTCGAAGCCGAGAACATGGGCGACGCGCTGAACTACCTGGAAGACGGCATGTCCGTCGAAGTGGTGTTCTACGACGGCAAGGCCATCTCGGTCGAGCTGCCCACCAGCGTCGAGCGCGAAATCACCTGGACCGAGCCCGCCGTCAAGGGCGACACGTCCGGCAAGGTGCTCAAGCCCGCCAAGATCGCCACGGGCTTCGAAGTGCCGGTGCCCCTGTTCGTGAACCAGGGCGACAAGATCGAAATCGACACCCGCACGGGCGAATACCGCAAGCGCGTCTGA
- the earP gene encoding elongation factor P maturation arginine rhamnosyltransferase EarP: protein MTAAPLLSWDLFCRVIDNFGDIGVCWRLAAQLGAQGHRVRLWTDDATALAWMAPEGAPGVQVLPWPAAGPMSAGPGDVLVEAFGCDIPEAFLSRLPAADGPQAARRPVWINLEYLSAEAYVERSHCLPSPLFSGPGAGRTRWFLYPGFTPRTGGLLREPDLAARQAAFDRTAWRLRHGVAADALAVSLFCYEPAGLPALLRRLSEQPRSHLLATPGRATAAVRAALAGEPAGKAPPPAGPMVTYLPHCPQPGFDEMLWACDLNAVRGEDSLVRALWAGQPFVWHIYPQDDGAHHAKLDAFLDWLQAPAALRHFHHAWNGMADPAALPPLTAAHLGEWRDCVRAARSRLHAQDDLVTQLLGFVQEKS from the coding sequence ATGACCGCCGCCCCGCTCCTTTCCTGGGACCTCTTCTGCCGCGTCATCGACAACTTCGGCGACATCGGCGTCTGCTGGCGCCTCGCGGCCCAGCTCGGCGCGCAGGGCCACCGCGTGCGGCTGTGGACCGACGACGCCACCGCCCTCGCCTGGATGGCCCCGGAAGGCGCACCGGGCGTGCAGGTGCTGCCCTGGCCCGCCGCCGGGCCGATGTCCGCCGGACCGGGCGACGTGCTCGTCGAGGCCTTCGGCTGCGACATCCCCGAGGCCTTCCTTTCCCGCCTGCCCGCCGCCGACGGACCGCAGGCCGCGCGGCGCCCCGTGTGGATCAACCTGGAATACCTTTCGGCCGAGGCCTATGTCGAGCGCAGCCACTGCCTGCCCTCGCCGCTCTTCTCCGGCCCCGGCGCCGGGCGCACCCGCTGGTTCCTCTACCCGGGCTTCACGCCGCGCACGGGCGGCCTGCTGCGCGAGCCGGACCTGGCCGCGCGCCAGGCGGCCTTCGACCGCACCGCCTGGCGCCTCCGCCACGGCGTGGCCGCGGATGCGCTGGCCGTCTCGCTGTTCTGCTATGAGCCCGCCGGGCTGCCTGCCCTGCTGCGCCGACTCTCGGAGCAGCCGCGCTCCCACCTGCTGGCCACCCCGGGGCGCGCCACGGCCGCCGTGCGCGCCGCGCTGGCGGGCGAGCCGGCCGGAAAGGCACCGCCCCCTGCTGGGCCCATGGTCACCTATCTGCCGCATTGCCCGCAGCCCGGATTCGACGAGATGCTGTGGGCCTGCGACCTGAACGCCGTGCGCGGCGAAGACTCGCTGGTTCGCGCGCTCTGGGCCGGCCAGCCCTTCGTCTGGCACATCTACCCGCAGGACGATGGCGCGCACCACGCCAAGCTCGACGCCTTCCTCGACTGGCTGCAGGCACCGGCCGCGCTGCGGCATTTCCACCACGCCTGGAACGGCATGGCGGACCCGGCCGCCCTGCCCCCGCTCACGGCCGCCCACCTGGGCGAGTGGCGCGACTGCGTGCGGGCGGCACGCAGCCGCCTGCACGCGCAGGACGACCTCGTGACGCAGTTGCTCGGGTTCGTCCAGGAAAAAAGCTAA
- a CDS encoding LysR family transcriptional regulator: MKLDPVSLRLFVAVMEENAIARAAAREHIAASAASRRLAELEDALGVDLFARSNRGSEPTAAAYALLHMARGVLNDLDGIAAQMGDFRAGVRGQVRVVANISAITQFLPGDLQRFMAAHPQVQVRLEEQISSAIARSVAENAADIGILNHGNYGDRVALLPYREDELVLVAPRGHALARRRSVRLAEALHCDFVGVHPGSAINNLLTRAAADAGRPLRLRIQVTSYDALCLMVSAGLGVGVLPRGSARLYLGTLPLRTVALAEPWARRQLSLCVRAGDALSSAARLLVDHLRAAPPAEAAP, from the coding sequence ATGAAACTCGATCCCGTGTCCCTGCGCCTCTTCGTGGCGGTGATGGAAGAGAACGCCATCGCCCGCGCCGCCGCGCGCGAGCACATCGCCGCCTCGGCCGCCAGCCGCCGGCTCGCGGAACTGGAGGACGCCCTGGGCGTGGACCTGTTCGCCCGCAGCAACCGCGGCAGCGAGCCCACGGCCGCCGCCTACGCGCTGCTGCACATGGCGCGCGGCGTGCTCAACGACCTGGACGGCATCGCCGCGCAGATGGGCGACTTCCGCGCCGGGGTGCGGGGCCAGGTGCGCGTGGTGGCCAACATCTCGGCCATCACCCAGTTCCTGCCCGGGGACCTGCAGCGCTTCATGGCGGCCCACCCCCAGGTGCAGGTGCGGCTGGAGGAGCAGATCAGCAGTGCCATCGCCCGTTCCGTGGCGGAAAACGCGGCCGACATCGGCATCCTCAACCACGGCAACTACGGCGACCGCGTCGCGCTGCTGCCCTACCGGGAGGACGAGCTGGTGCTGGTGGCGCCGCGGGGCCACGCCCTGGCGCGGCGCCGCAGCGTGCGCCTGGCCGAGGCGCTCCATTGCGACTTCGTCGGCGTGCATCCGGGCAGTGCCATCAACAATCTGCTCACGCGCGCCGCCGCGGACGCCGGCCGGCCCCTGCGGCTGCGCATCCAGGTGACCAGCTACGACGCGCTCTGCCTGATGGTGTCCGCCGGGCTGGGCGTCGGCGTGCTGCCGCGCGGCAGCGCCCGGCTCTACCTGGGCACGCTGCCGCTGCGCACCGTGGCGCTGGCCGAGCCCTGGGCGCGGCGCCAGCTGTCGCTGTGCGTGCGGGCGGGCGACGCGCTCTCCAGCGCGGCCCGGCTGCTCGTGGACCACCTGCGTGCGGCGCCGCCCGCGGAGGCCGCGCCATGA
- a CDS encoding CaiB/BaiF CoA transferase family protein — protein sequence MESRDAQAPAPSATPTTPAALAGVRVIEMGQLIAGPFCGKTLGEFGAEVVKIEATGTGDPLRNWRMLKDGTSVWWQVQSRNKRSVALDLRLPEGQDIARRLIAEADVLIENFRPGTLEGWGMSPEELHALNPGLVILRISGYGQTGPYRDLPGFGVIGEAMGGLRHLTGEPGRVPVRVGVSIGDTLAALHGAIGVLTALYHRKVNGGQGQVIDVALHEAVFNVMESLIPEYSAFGAVRDAAGSALPGIAPSNAYPCTDGWVLVAGNGDSIFRRLMEGIGRPDLAAAPDLASNAGRVARVQEIDAAIGAWTAQRTVAEVMETLAAARVPAGKVYTARDIAEDPHYRARGMLLPQATRDGYTVEVPGIVPKLSATPGTIRSSAPRLGDDTDAVLREAGLSDAQIALLREKGVVQ from the coding sequence ATGGAATCCAGGGACGCGCAGGCACCCGCCCCGTCCGCCACCCCGACGACCCCCGCGGCCCTGGCCGGCGTACGGGTGATCGAGATGGGCCAGCTCATCGCCGGGCCGTTCTGCGGCAAGACCCTGGGCGAATTCGGCGCCGAGGTAGTGAAGATCGAGGCCACCGGCACGGGCGATCCGCTGCGCAACTGGCGCATGCTCAAGGACGGCACGTCGGTCTGGTGGCAGGTGCAGTCGCGCAACAAGCGCTCGGTGGCGCTGGACCTGCGCCTGCCGGAAGGGCAGGACATCGCCCGCCGGCTGATCGCCGAGGCCGACGTGCTGATCGAGAATTTCCGCCCCGGCACGCTGGAAGGCTGGGGCATGTCGCCCGAGGAGCTGCACGCGCTCAACCCCGGGCTGGTCATCCTGCGCATCTCGGGCTATGGCCAGACGGGGCCCTACCGCGACCTGCCGGGTTTCGGCGTGATCGGCGAGGCCATGGGCGGCCTGCGGCACCTGACGGGCGAGCCGGGCCGCGTGCCCGTGCGCGTGGGGGTGTCGATCGGCGACACGCTGGCGGCGCTGCACGGCGCCATCGGCGTGCTCACGGCGCTCTACCACCGCAAGGTGAATGGCGGACAGGGGCAGGTGATCGACGTGGCGCTGCACGAGGCGGTGTTCAACGTGATGGAAAGCCTGATCCCGGAATACAGCGCCTTCGGCGCGGTGCGCGACGCCGCAGGCAGCGCGCTGCCGGGCATCGCCCCTTCCAACGCCTACCCCTGCACGGACGGCTGGGTGCTGGTGGCGGGCAATGGCGACAGCATCTTCCGGCGGCTGATGGAGGGTATCGGCCGGCCGGACCTCGCCGCGGCGCCCGATCTTGCGAGCAATGCCGGCCGCGTGGCGCGCGTGCAGGAGATCGACGCCGCGATCGGCGCCTGGACGGCGCAGCGCACCGTGGCCGAGGTGATGGAAACGCTCGCTGCCGCGCGCGTGCCCGCCGGCAAGGTCTATACGGCGCGGGACATCGCGGAAGACCCGCACTACCGCGCCCGCGGCATGCTTCTGCCGCAGGCGACGCGCGACGGCTATACGGTGGAGGTGCCGGGCATCGTGCCCAAGCTCTCGGCCACCCCGGGCACCATCCGCTCCAGCGCGCCCAGGCTGGGCGACGACACCGACGCGGTGCTGCGCGAGGCCGGCCTGAGCGACGCCCAGATCGCGCTGCTGCGCGAGAAGGGGGTGGTGCAATGA
- a CDS encoding hydroxymethylglutaryl-CoA lyase, which produces MNATGTVWRGAGHRIHMQEVGTRDGLQMEQAFVPTEDKIALVDALSDTGLSKIEVTAFVSPTAIPALRDAEIVMREIARRPGVVYAALVPNVRGAERAIEARTDELNLVMSASETHNLANLRMTRAQSFASLARVVATAQGAGVAVNVSLSCVFGCPMEGDVAEAEVFGWVQRFADLGVSGITLCDTTGMAHPSQVAALVAAARARWPATAFTLHFHNTRGMGLANVLAAIDAGADRFDASLGGLGGCPYAPGASGNVCSEEVVHALELMGYDTGVDLPALLAAARRLPGLIGHDIPGQLAKAGRRLDLHPVPADFEAIRERAMAR; this is translated from the coding sequence ATGAATGCGACCGGCACGGTGTGGCGCGGTGCGGGCCACCGCATCCACATGCAGGAAGTGGGCACGCGCGACGGCCTGCAGATGGAGCAGGCCTTCGTGCCCACCGAAGACAAGATCGCGCTGGTGGACGCCTTGTCGGACACGGGACTTTCCAAGATCGAGGTGACGGCCTTCGTGTCGCCCACCGCGATCCCGGCGCTGCGCGACGCGGAGATCGTGATGCGGGAGATCGCGCGCCGCCCGGGCGTGGTCTATGCCGCGCTGGTGCCCAATGTGCGCGGCGCGGAGCGCGCGATCGAGGCGCGCACCGATGAACTCAACCTGGTGATGTCCGCCAGCGAGACGCACAACCTGGCCAACCTGCGCATGACGCGCGCGCAGTCGTTCGCCTCGCTCGCGCGGGTGGTGGCCACGGCGCAGGGCGCGGGCGTGGCGGTGAACGTGTCCCTCTCGTGCGTGTTCGGCTGCCCGATGGAGGGCGACGTGGCCGAGGCCGAGGTGTTCGGCTGGGTACAGCGCTTCGCCGACCTGGGCGTGAGCGGCATCACGCTGTGCGACACCACCGGCATGGCGCACCCCTCGCAGGTGGCGGCGCTGGTGGCCGCGGCGCGCGCCCGCTGGCCTGCGACGGCCTTCACGCTGCACTTCCACAACACGCGCGGCATGGGCCTGGCCAACGTGCTGGCGGCGATCGACGCGGGCGCGGACCGGTTCGACGCCTCGCTGGGCGGGCTGGGCGGCTGCCCCTATGCGCCGGGTGCCTCGGGCAACGTCTGCAGCGAAGAGGTGGTGCATGCGCTGGAGCTCATGGGCTACGACACGGGCGTGGACCTGCCGGCACTGCTCGCGGCCGCGCGGCGGCTGCCTGGGCTCATCGGCCACGACATCCCCGGCCAGCTCGCCAAGGCCGGGCGGCGCCTGGACCTGCACCCGGTGCCCGCGGATTTCGAGGCCATCCGGGAGCGGGCGATGGCGCGCTAG